The nucleotide sequence CACTATATAGGaaaattaaaagattttttaattttaaaaaaagccctttACAAGGCTGTGCGTTAGCCTAAGCTATAGTTGTTAGCGTGGCTCCATGCTGGATTGCTATGCAGCCTCTTCCCCTCTTTGAGGCTTGAGAACAGTGTCATGTCCCAAGAGCTGGCCCTCTCCGCCCCCCTATTGATTCCTCTAATCTAAGGAGACAGGAGCTGTTGACTTTGGGAAGTGTTGGTTTTAGACAGGAGCGCACTGTAAACACTTCCCCCATTGTTCGCACGCCTATTATTTCCTGTGAGAGTTTTCACCTCTTATCAGCAAGCGGGGCCCCCGCAGCGGCTGGAGGTGCAGATCCAcaccgcatgtgtgtgtgcgtgtgtgtgtgtgtgtgtgtgtgtgtgtgtgcgtgtgtgtgtgcgtgtgtgtgtgcgtgtgtgtgtgcgtgtgtgtgtgtgtgcgtgtgtgtgtgtgtgtgtgtgtgtgtgtgtgtgtgtgattgtgcgtgagcgtgtgtgtgtgtgcgtgcgtgcgtgtgcgtgtgtgtgtgcgcgcctatgcatgcttgtgtgtgtgtgtgtgtgtgtgtgtgtgtgtgcgtgcgcgtgcgtgtgtgtgtgtgagagtgtgtacatatgagtgtgtgtgtgtgcctatgcatgcgtgtgtgtgtgtatatctgtgtgagcacgtgtgcatgtgtgtgtgtgtgagagagtgtgtacgtgtgtgtgcgtgtgtttgtgtatgtgtgtgaccatgtgtgcttgcatgtgtgtgtatgtttgtgaccatgtgtgcatgcctgtgtgtgtgtgtgagcatgtctgtgtctgtgtgtgtgtgtatgcatgtgtgttcatgtgtgtgtgtgtgtgtgtgtgtatatgtgtatacgtgtgcttgtgcaaacgtgtgtgtgtgagagagagaaagcgtgtgtgagcatgcgtgtgtgcgtgtttattcTCTGCTGAAGGTTCACCTCTCTCCCCAGGCCCACTATGACGTCAGCATCCTGCTCACTGTGGTCCTGGCTGTGGTGGCCATCGTCATGATCTTCGCTCTCCGTTACCGCTGCAAGTCCAACAGGAACTGGGTGAGCTCACCGCCTCCACGCGCACCCCCGCTCTCACCTGCCACAGGCCGGGAGCCTCCCGTCACTCACAGCCCCTGGCTCCTCCCTGTCACCCACAgcccctggctcctccccctcactcccagtccctggctcctccccctcactcccagtccctggctcctccccctcactcacAGACCCTGGCTCctccctgtcactcacagcccctggctcctccccctcactcacagcccctggctcctccccttcaCTCCCAGCCCCTCGTTCCTCCATGTCACTCACAgcccctggctcctccccctcactcacagaccctggctcctccccctcactcacAGCCCCTGCCTCCTCCCCTTCACTCCCTGCCCCTGGCTCctccctgtcactcacagcccctggctcctccccctcactcccagcccctggctcctccccctcactcacagcccctggctcctccccctcattCACAgcccctggctcctccccctcattCACAgcccctggctcctccccctcactcacagaccctggctcctccccctcactcacagcccctggctcctccccctctccccgcagGACTCCGTGCATCAGCAGACCATGCGGGCCATCGGACGCCTGGAGACGCGCACCTACGCCTCCCCGGGCTGCTCGGGCAGCCAGCGGCTGAGGGGGGGCCGGGATTCGGGGAGCAGCTCCACCTCCGGGCCCATCTGCGCCATCTGCCTGGAGGAGTTCCTGGACGGACAGGTGGGCGGAGCTGCAGTCGCTCGGCGGGGCGTGGCCCGCGCAGTGTGAAGCCGCTGCATGGCAACAGCTCTGTGATGTTTCTCACAAGGCTTCAAAAATCGCAAAAATCTAATCTTAATTGCGCAAGCCTTTTGCTGCAGTGAGGAGTGTTCTGATTGGTCCGTACGGTCTGCAAGCCCCGTCCCTGTTACCGTGAGAGTGGTGAAGCTCTGCCGCTCCCTTGTGTTGCGGTGCCGTGCGGCCGCTCGGCGGACGCTCGGGCAGGGGGGAGGCGGCTCCGCCCtccggggaggcggggctttcGCGGGCGCCGCCCTCCCCTGACGGCGGGATCTCTCTGTTCCAGGACCTGCGGATCATTTCGTGCGCTCACGAGTTCCACAAGGAGTGCGTGGACCCCTGGCTTCTGCAGCACCGCACCTGCCCCCTCTGCATGTACAACATCATGGGTAACgtgctccgccccgccccgccccgccccactgcCTGCTGGGAAGTGCTCCACCCGCGAGGCTGTCGTGCACAGCTTGCATGTGCTTGAGAGGCCGTGGGAAAAGGCCTGGCGGAGAGATAACGCacgagagagtgtgcatgtccGCCAGTCCAAACAGCCGGACCAGTGATCTCTCCCGACCTGTCTGTGTACAGGCTTTtcggctggaccgcaacagcggggccagccctacaaacgcgaatgtctgtgccTGACTGAGTGAGCGACTGAGCGAGTTAATGTTACACcgttggtcggccgagttacgAAGTCActccattggtcggccggatcacgtgcgttaggtccagccatatactaggttttaatcTGGTCTTGTTTCCATATAtctgatatttttgtattttatattttcttctcCCCAAGTTTTAGAATGGTACCAGTTTGTGGAGTTTTGCAGGCTTGAATAAGCACAGCTGTATCTCCCGGACGCTTCGCGGTCTGTTCTGTGTCTGACCGGCTTCCGTTTGCCGTCTCCCCTCAGGCAACGAGCTGGCCGCCCGCCAGCCGCAGCGGACCCGAGTGCCGGCGAACGCGGAGCACGGCCACGCCCTGCGAGGCCACCCCTACCCCGGGCACCACGTGTTCCAGCAGCCCCCCGTCCCGTTCCCCCTGCGCCACCACTACCCGCGGGGCCCCTCCGGCCAGTTCCCCGCCCTCGCCCATTTCGGCGGGCCGGCGCCCGTGGACCCCCGGGCCCTCCACTGCCTGCCCGGCAGGCCCCTGGGCTCGGGGCCCGCCCGCTGCGGCTACCACCTGACCGACGGGCACCTGGGCCGGCCCCACAGGACTACGGCCGGCGGCTGCCGGTCGGGCGGCCACCCGGGCCCCCACTACCCCCGCCGGGCCTGCCACGGGTACCGGCCCGGCTGCCCGGTCCCGAGCGCCGCCTCCAACTCGCGGCTGAACGCGGGCACGGCGGCGATGGCGCCGACGCCGGGCCGCCCGGGGGCCCACAGCCGGCAGGACGACGGCAGCTGCTCCGGGGGCAGCTACCGCACGGAGCGCAGCGGCTACTTCCCCGACGGCCCCGCCAGCGACTCCAGCTCGGGCCCCTGCCACGGCTCGTCCAGCGACTCCGTCCTCAACTTCACCGACGTCAGCCTGAAGGCGGTGTACGGCAGCTGCTCCACCTTCCGCAGCTCGCTGAGCAGCGACTACGACCCCTTCGTGTACTACGGGCCGGGGCCGGGCCGGCGGGACAGCCTGGACCCCGGGTCCCGCCCCCGCTCCCTGGACTCGGTGGTGAACCGCGGCTGCGCGGAGGAGCAGGTGTTCAACCACGTGCACTACCACCGGCACCGGCACCACCACTACGACGACGGCGACCACAGCCAGGGCCCCGACAGGGGCTCGGACGAGGAGCAGGGGGCCGCCCCGTGCCCCGGCgcggacggggggggcggggccgcgccCTGCCAGTGCCCCAGACCCGACCCGCCGGACaggcagccccgcccccgggggGAGGAGCCCGAGCGCGAACAGACGGACCCCGCCCCGGgccctcccgcccccgccctggccccgccccctcccctcgcgcaggccccgccccctgccccgcccccgcacccctGCTGCCACCAGGGCCCCGGGCGGCACCACCGGCGGAAACAGGGCGGCCGCGGGCCGGAGGGCCCGGCCGTGCGCTTCCACCAGAGCCTGGACCTGCAGGAGGACTGCAGCATCCACATCCACTACGGCCAGGGCGGGGCCGCCTACTGCTGCTCGCCCGACATCCCCCCGCTGCTGCCCGTGCCCCTCATCCTGGACTCGGGGGGCATGGGCGACTGGCCCTGCTGCGGGGGGCACGTGGTCTGGCAGAAGAGGGTCCAGCAGGCCCACTCTGAGCCCCAGCTCCAGGGCCCCCGGGCCCCTCCGGACAGGCCGCAGTGCAGGGGCCACCAGCCCGGGGCCGAGCTCACCGCGGACATTTGCTTGTACTGCCAAACTTTACACAACAATCAGGGTAGGCGCTCTGCTTCTTACGCGCGCAGGCCGAGCCTTGCTTCTGTTACCGATAAACTCCCTCCAGGTTGTTGACAAGAAATCCCGACTATTCAGAGCAAAATTTCTTTCTCATGAGTGTTTTCTTATTGgctttaatgttttctttgaagACCAGGGACCAGCATCTTAGGAGTTAATGTATTCAAAGTATCTATTTGCCCCTAGTCCAGGGGTGGGCAGttccagtccaggagggctggtgtgtgtatgcagttctttgtttcctccagttaccctggctaaaCAAGCTAACTGActgtacacaccaacactggttcagtcgtagattagatcacagtaaaatgtcttgtatacagacacagcagcagtcttcagctgtcattcacgcgcttatcaagaaatgtggCTAAAA is from Anguilla anguilla isolate fAngAng1 chromosome 9, fAngAng1.pri, whole genome shotgun sequence and encodes:
- the LOC118236565 gene encoding E3 ubiquitin-protein ligase RNF43; the protein is MTVSQRRLAGLWPWLLMAALQVVFGQTGLELAAAVESERSAPKAVIKVTLLKQEAGKPITLEGVFAGSSLRGSAEGKLMQSHPLSLCNTSEDERQEKVFISIVKLESPEHNVPQCLPLLEKARLALKRGARAVIFDVSDNAAAAQELLLSIDGDGLLKPVVLVQAEAAMRLMDLVNRNEGALVNIDVMDEKPEWAHYDVSILLTVVLAVVAIVMIFALRYRCKSNRNWDSVHQQTMRAIGRLETRTYASPGCSGSQRLRGGRDSGSSSTSGPICAICLEEFLDGQDLRIISCAHEFHKECVDPWLLQHRTCPLCMYNIMGNELAARQPQRTRVPANAEHGHALRGHPYPGHHVFQQPPVPFPLRHHYPRGPSGQFPALAHFGGPAPVDPRALHCLPGRPLGSGPARCGYHLTDGHLGRPHRTTAGGCRSGGHPGPHYPRRACHGYRPGCPVPSAASNSRLNAGTAAMAPTPGRPGAHSRQDDGSCSGGSYRTERSGYFPDGPASDSSSGPCHGSSSDSVLNFTDVSLKAVYGSCSTFRSSLSSDYDPFVYYGPGPGRRDSLDPGSRPRSLDSVVNRGCAEEQVFNHVHYHRHRHHHYDDGDHSQGPDRGSDEEQGAAPCPGADGGGGAAPCQCPRPDPPDRQPRPRGEEPEREQTDPAPGPPAPALPPAPPPHPCCHQGPGRHHRRKQGGRGPEGPAVRFHQSLDLQEDCSIHIHYGQGGAAYCCSPDIPPLLPVPLILDSGGMGDWPCCGGHVVWQKRVQQAHSEPQLQGPRAPPDRPQCRGHQPGAELTADICLYCQTLHNNQGSEEESGV